A window of the Miscanthus floridulus cultivar M001 chromosome 14, ASM1932011v1, whole genome shotgun sequence genome harbors these coding sequences:
- the LOC136505755 gene encoding auxilin-related protein 1-like — MDDFQGLLARDFGLRPQGKAAPMSAARSSGPSGSAWTNTRSAAAPSAPSYDELFGSAPPPPKATPSPSLDNIFDSFKDPAASTTAPPKPKHSSMPVFDKPVYDDDIFVGVPGVKSSSARYDDVFGGSQSREAPPAFDDLLGGFGKSSQAREEVDEKRKPEAAAAATGFDYLVPGFGGRSSPRQRDTVGAKQKKVSMSTSKQPGSLSDPFVVLETTSSSAHPFADPLDEFGKAAKYQGKSRESTSVGSSLFEDSSTFNQAPKSERFFTSEVDNGSKDRNESSRARDSNPVQSFSKRNSSQQPSVEDFENIFPKSQSARYSDVHVDIGSEKYSGNGINDQSPRSDESEDEIWLTASEIPLFTQPTSAPPPSRPPPPLAVKQKHGSKSKRKDDEHLRRSRKNIDHQRSLSNQAGVSTVDELEDFAMGKSQNVHAFNDEEFERSTAAAASAAAMKEAMDKAEAKFKHAKEVRERERDAKLRNREQQEQDNVTRSYAQDREDKERKERLEQETEMRQKEVKEREQRRLEEERELERQRERERARQAVERATKEARERAAAEACAKAEREARQRSERAAVQRAQQEARERAAVEAKERAERATAEAKERAAAEAKEKAASQARDRAAAERAAVERAQQEARKRAERAAVERAAAEARERQAAAAAAAAAREKMSKPDDLESFFGMGARANSAPKQRAPTVDSMFDSQTQNRGTSTSTSMKKASSTANIADDLSAIFGGAPTSSDEFQEVDGESEERRCARLERHQRTRERAAKALAEKNERDMQQQREQAERHRLAETLDFEIKRWAAGKEGNLRALLSTLQYVLWPECGWQPVSLTDLITAAAVKKVYRKATLCIHPDKVQQKGANLQQKYIAEKVFDLLKEAWNKLNSEELF, encoded by the exons aTGGACGACTTCCAGGGCCTGCTGGCCCGCGACTTCGGCCTCCGCCCGCAGGGGAAGGCCGCGCCCATGTCGGCCGCGCGCTCCTCGGGGCCCTCCGGATCCGCCTGGACCAATACCAGAtccgccgccgccccctccgcGCCCTCCTACGACGAGCTCTTCGggtccgccccgccgccgcccaaggccacgccgtcgccgtcgctcgACAACATCTTCGACTCGTTCAAGGACCCCGCCGCTTCCACCACGGCGCCGCCGAAGCCGAAGCACTCGTCCATGCCGGTGTTCGACAAGCCGGTCTACGACGACGACATCTTCGTCGGGGTCCCTGGGGTTAAGAGCTCCTCGGCGCGCTACGACGATGTGTTCGGGGGAAGCCAGAGCCGCGAGGCGCCTCCGGCGTTCGATGACCTGCTCGGTGGATTTGGTAAGAGCTCACAGGCGAGGGAAGAGGTCGATGAGAAGAGGAAGCCAGAGGCAGCTGCGGCGGCTACTGGGTTCGATTATTTGGTGCCAGGCTTTGGTGGGAGAAGCTCCCCGCGCCAAAG GGATACTGTTGGTGCAAAACAAAAGAAGGTTTCCATGTCAACATCTAAGCAACCAGGTAGCTTAAGCGACCCCTTTGTTGTTCTCGAAACAACTTCATCCTCAGCCCATCCATTCGCAGATCCCTTGGATGAATTCGGTAAAGCTGCAAAATATCAAGGGAAAAGTCGTGAAAGTACTAGCGTTGGGAGCAGTCTGTTTGAGGATTCAAGCACTTTCAACCAGGCTccaaaatccgaacgcttttttACCTCAGAGGTGGACAATGGCTCGAAGGATAGGAATGAGTCAAGCAGAGCCCGAGACTCAAATCCTGTACAGAGTTTTTCTAAAAGGAACTCCTCCCAACAACCTTCTGTAGAGGATTTTGAAAATATCTTTCCTAAGTCACAGTCTGCCAGATATTCTGATGTCCATGTTGACATTGGCTCAGAGAAATATAGTGGGAATGGTATAAATGATCAGTCACCTAGATCAGATGAATCCGAAGATGAGATATGGCTTACGGCTTCTGAGATTCCCCTCTTCACACAGCCAACTAGTGCCCCGCCACCTTCAAGGCCACCGCCACCTCTTGCAGTTAAGCAAAAACATGGATCCAAATCAAAAAGAAAAGATGATGAACATCTACGGCGGTCTAGGAAAAACATTGATCATCAAAGAAGTTTGTCAAATCAGGCTGGTGTTTCTACAGTAGATGAACTAGAAGATTTTGCCATGGGTAAGTCTCAGAATGTGCATGCTTTTAATGATGAAGAATTTGAGAGAAGTACAGCGGCGGCGGCATCTGCAGCTGCTATGAAAGAGGCCATGGATAAAGCTGAGGCAAAGTTCAAACATGCCAAGGAAGTACGGGAGAGAGAGCGTGATGCGAAGCTTAGAAATAGAGAACAACAGGAACAAGATAATGTAACAAGGTCATATGCCCAGGATCGTGAGGACAAAGAGAGAAAGGAAAGACTAGAACAAGAAACAGAGATGAGGCAAAAAGAGGTAAAGGAAAGAGAGCAAAGAAGACTTGAGGAGGAGAGAGAACTTGAGCgacagagagaaagagaaagagctAGGCAAGCAGTGGAGAGGGCTACAAAGGAGGCACGGGAAAGAGCAGCAGCTGAAGCTTGTGCAAAAGCAGAGAGGGAGGCACGCCAACGTTCAGAACGTGCTGCTGTGCAAAGAGCCCAACAGGAAGCACGTGAGAGGGCAGCAGTGGAGGCTAAAGAGCGAGCAGAGAGGGCTACtgcagaagcaaaggaaagggcTGCTGCTGAAGCTAAGGAGAAAGCTGCTAGTCAAGCCAGGGATAGGGCTGCAGCAGAAAGAGCTGCTGTGgagagagctcagcaagaagcgAGGAAGAGAGCTGAACGAGCAGCAGTGGAAAGGGCTGCTGCTGAGGCTCGGGAAAGACAGGCTGCTGCTGCAGCGGCTGCAGCTGCAAGAGAAAAAATGAGCAAACCAGATGATCTAGAGTCCTTCTTTGGTATGGGTGCCCGAGCTAACAGTGCTCCGAAGCAAAGGGCTCCAACAGTG GATTCTATGTTTGATTCTCAAACGCAAAATAGAGGGACTTCCACTTCGACATCAATGAAAAAGGCATCATCAACAGCAAATATTGCTGATGACTTGTCTGCAATATTTGGAGGAG CTCCTACATCATCAGACGAATTTCAAGAAGTTGATGGGGAGAGCGAAGAAAGAAGATGTGCTAGGTTGGAACGGCATCAAAGAACTCGTGAACGAGCG GCAAAGGCTTTGGCTGAGAAGAATGAACGCGACATGCAGCAACAAAGAGAGCAGGCTGAAAGACAT AGGCTTGCGGAAACACTGGACTTTGAGATTAAGCGCTGGGCTGCTGGAAAAGAAGGCAATTTGCGTGCATTGCTATCAACTTTACAATAT GTTCTTTGGCCAGAATGTGGATGGCAGCCTGTATCCCTCACTGATTTGATCACTGCTGCTGCTGTTAAAAAAGTGTATAGAAAAGCAACATTGTGTATCCATCCTGACAAGGTGCAGCAAAAGGGTGCCAATCTCCAACAGAAATATATCGCTGAGAAGGTTTTTGATCTCCTTAAG GAGGCGTGGAACAAATTAAACTCTGAAGAGCTCTTCTAA